A genomic region of Ignavibacteriota bacterium contains the following coding sequences:
- a CDS encoding glucosaminidase domain-containing protein: MTPEEFVKKYLFDAVQSQAATGVPFMVTLAQAALESAWGEKAPGNNFFGIKAGTLWKGETQFLWTHEYKNGKREKVLDSFRKYISPSQSFADHGLLLKKRWPKAFNFCDPTEFIKSVQNDHDYQYATDPDYVMKIQTLVNLLSKIIIKLEF; the protein is encoded by the coding sequence ATGACACCCGAAGAATTTGTTAAAAAATATTTATTTGACGCGGTACAAAGTCAGGCAGCAACCGGAGTTCCGTTTATGGTTACTTTAGCTCAGGCTGCACTTGAAAGTGCTTGGGGAGAAAAAGCTCCGGGAAATAATTTTTTTGGAATAAAAGCCGGAACGTTATGGAAAGGTGAAACGCAATTTTTATGGACTCATGAATATAAGAACGGCAAACGTGAAAAGGTTTTGGATTCATTTAGGAAATATATCAGTCCCTCTCAAAGTTTTGCCGACCATGGTTTACTGTTAAAGAAACGCTGGCCGAAGGCATTCAATTTTTGTGATCCAACCGAGTTTATTAAAAGTGTACAAAATGATCATGATTATCAATACGCCACCGATCCGGATTATGTTATGAAGATTCAAACGTTAGTTAATCTATTAAGTAAAATTATAATAAAATTGGAGTTCTAA